In the Lentisphaera araneosa HTCC2155 genome, GCCGAATTCGGCAGTTGTTGAATTCTTGCTTAAAGTTCTAAAAGAAGCTAATTAGGCTTTATTATATAGGCAATAAAAAAGGCGGTCAATGACCGCCTTTTTTTAAAACTAATTCTTTCTAAATTAGAAAGAGAAGCTTAAGTTAACGCCACCGAAGATCTCTTCGTTGTCTCCACCAGTAGAATCTTTAGCGTCTTCGATAAGAGCAGTGTAAGATACGAAAGGAGAAATACTGAGGTTTTCAGTGAGGTCGAAACTAAGTGAAGCAGATACTGAAACATCTGAGAAACCGTCGCCACCTGTTACTGTATCAGTACTATAGAGCCATGCTCCGCCGTCACTGTTGACCCAACCAACTGCACCACCG is a window encoding:
- a CDS encoding MipA/OmpV family protein, yielding GGAVGWVNSDGGAWLYSTDTVTGGDGFSDVSVSASLSFDLTENLSISPFVSYTALIEDAKDSTGGDNEEIFGGVNLSFSF